Genomic window (Etheostoma cragini isolate CJK2018 unplaced genomic scaffold, CSU_Ecrag_1.0 ScbMSFa_4469, whole genome shotgun sequence):
GCCGGCTGACGCCCAAACACACGATGTCTTTGACGCTGATCTGCATGCAGGGATCAGCTGATCGGTCCGACTCGTAGAACAGCAGAGACCGATCCACGGAGCACCAGAACTTCTGGAAGTCTGCCAACAGGACCAG
Coding sequences:
- the LOC117941146 gene encoding arf-GAP with Rho-GAP domain, ANK repeat and PH domain-containing protein 1-like, which translates into the protein MQPVLHSGFIYKSGSAHRGTLGRKTREDFQKFWCSVDRSLLFYESDRSADPCMQISVKDIVCLGVSRPDSSHNNGFID